TTTGTTCCTTTAGATATTTTCATTTCCTACCCCTAATTTATTTTGCATTTCCGGCTTAgctattttgatgcgtgaatgTAATAAGCAAACTGGCTTGTAATATAGAAAATGAGAGAAAATATGTTTGAGATTCATCTTAGAGTTTCAATTGTTAATGTTTGTAATAAACGTTTTATTTCGGTTTTTGTATACCAGTCCCTACTGCAGTAGCAGTCACAAGTACTGTTTCACCTGACTTCATTTGTGGTGCATGTCAATCACCTAAGATAATGGAAATGCTGTCAGACAAACCTACTTAAAATaccaattaaatattataacgtTATATGTTGCAAGAGATTAAAATGGGATTTTTTAGAACATTTGCCTATTGAGTTCCACACAAATTATGGAccccaaaaatatttatacatatataatatatacatatatatacataatacatattttaataaccCCCATTAGAAGTGGTCTTAGTACGAGATCAATAGAGCGTAACACTAAAGATATTCTTCTTACTACAAGACAAGGCACATTTACAAGGATTCCCTTTACattcttgtgtgttttataGACTGTGTTACAACTTTTGAAAGGAGGTCCATAGCTTAAatccaattataaaaaatatgtaagaaAAATTAATGTGTTCATTTCGTTGACAACTTGGTTGTTTATGCAAGAGGAGAATACAACTTTGTATGATAAATAGAGATTTTAGCCAGCTCAGAGAGGCAATAAGGTAAATCatcatctcttatatattaaaaaaaaaagtaaatgcgTTTACACTAAACTAGACACATGTCACGTGTagaaacattgtaataaatgtgtttacactaaaatagacaCATGTCACATGCATAGAGTTTCTCAACCAAATTCTAAATATGTTTACACTATGTACTTTACGTTTTTTACAATTCGATTCGTTATCTGTTTTGATTCGAAtcaaaaaatctggatattcgTTACtttacgaagcaaatcaaatactgaAATGCAATAtctgtaaaaaaacaatatatatatatatataggaacgGATATCCTATATAGGAACGGATATCCAGtttgatctgttatatgcatatatatatacacatatatttaaagaattatgtATAAGTTacatattatagtttatataaattttacaatatttttgttttgaaataatttcattttaagaattttattttttatgtattattttgaaaaatggcatttaatattaattaacagtatctttatatatttttacatacatatacatgtgcacattgacgtgagcaccttataactaagtatttaccagaaatatctatttttttttttaagttaaaatattctttttcttaatgATTCTTTCActagtaaaatgatttgtcttaataattttttttttttttaactattatctgtttagaaactataatatgaaaccattggttcgacatctctaaaattcataacatgaaaacaaacaaataatagtcacttttgattatcacaggaaaaaaaaaacccaaaaacatcACAGATATCCGGATTAAATGGATTAATGtctgtttattaaaaaataacgaaacaAATAATCACATTCAGCGCAAGGCGCAGATTATTACCTAGTTATCATCTATAAGACGAAGAGAATCAAATGTGATAATGCTCTCAACGTAACCATTTAGTTGAAAGCTAAACATGTCCACGATTGAAAACTTATTAACGGGAGAGTCTACATGACATCAAACAACTTATGATCCCCACACTTAAATGTAAAGCTATAACAACTTCGTAGCTACTAAAGAGCTCCAACCAATCCTAAGGATTCTTTTACTGAATCTCAAACTGGATTTGGATTTGTCCGTGTTTTTTGTTCACAGCCTCGACGTTGTCTGCTCAAACGTCGGATCAATGCAAACCACAACCTGCCCATGAAAATGTAACAAAATCTCTAACTTGCTTTTTATGAATTAGTCTCTCTGGAAATGGGCTTTTTGAACCATGTGACCTTATAAATTTTGTGTGTTTCCATGcctattagagcatgattatccggGGTCCTTAGTGAGTTTCTTAGTGCGTGGATCCCCACAAAATCCTTAAGGATcggttacaaaaactactaattaagaaccgatcttagtgagtttcttacactgttcgcgGGTCCCACTGACTCGTGGCGGCCAgcgattgatttgttttttaattttttttttttttttttttaaaactaaggGTTGGGTTTCTTAgggataatcatggtcttaggGCATCATTATTGGTGTCCCTTAAGCTGGGTCCTTAAGCATAGGGTcccttagcttttaactaaaaaagctaaggaACGGTCCTTAAATAAGGGATTTGTAAGAAGTCCTTAacgtttttagttaaaagttaagggACCTTACGCTTAATGGCCTCAACCTAAGGGACACCAGCAATGATGCCCTTAGGCCCCATGAAAACTTAGGTTCTTCTAACTTTTCTGTTGGTAAAAAGAGGATTTACTATTTTACCTTTCCGGTGCTTTTACCCGAATGCAGATACTCAACAGCGTCTGAAACAGTGTTTAGACCTATAAACTTTTTCTGATCAATCCCAACCTACCAAAGGTGACAACAAAAAGGCGATTTGGTGAACAAAACCAAATGTAAACAAAAGAAACGTGTGGTTTAAGGTAAGACACTCAAGCTTATATACTACCTTAAGCTTTCCGAGAGAGTAAAGATTGAATAACTTGTCGAGATTTTGTTTCCAGAGTTGACTATATTGCACCAGAAAGAAACCAGCCTGAAAACAACATTCATTTGGAACAAATCAGTTCAAGTGACCAACATAACAAGTTCCTTAAATCAACATTCTAGGTGTAGCAGTTTAATTTGAAACAACATTGTCAAGAAAACACTAGAACtgaatgtgacaaaaaaaagaaggtagAGACCAGAGCTGATAACATACCACGGTTTGGCTTTTAGCAAGAATTTTCTCGCACAGCCCTGGATAGTTAGATGGCTGCCATCCCTTCTCCCCTTGATACTGACAAGAGATACCaagttataatatatactactTTAGCAATctctaaatcttaaataaaACAGAAGAACTGATGTATAAGGAAGTGAAAATGGTAGGGAACCTGAGAGATCATTCCAATCACTATGAGTCGTCCGTAAACAGCAAGAGCATTCAAGCACAGATCAAACATTTTACCACCAACAGATTCATATATGATATCCACACCCTTTGGAAACTCCTTTTTCAGGACCTATGAAGATTATGTCACAGCATGAATAATATAATCCTCTAGTAACCACATATACTAATACATTACAAACCTACCGTCTTAATATCCTCGGCTTTATAATCAATGACTCGGTCTACACCAAGCTCTTTTAATAACTTGGCCTTCTCTGATCCTCCACAAGTAGCAATTACCTTATTTCCGGCTAACTTTGCAAGCTGCATAGAGAATCtcacaaaacatatatattagcTACAGAACATAAACCATTACAGATTCAAGTTCAGAATCTTGTATACCTGGACAGCGAATTGCCCAGTCCCTCCAGCAGCAGCAGTCACAAGTACTGTTTCATCTGATTTCATTTCTCCTGCCTGTGAATCCCACAAGACAATGAAAATTTTCAGACTGCATATCCATTACGTTTTGAATGATACAAGATAAAACATATAACACGGTTAAAGCAGATAGTTAACAAAGCTCTTGTCAGTACCTtttcaagggcggttaaagcaGTTAATCCTGAAGTAAGCATGGCAACAACTTCTGGATCTGGCCTTGGAACAGGGAGCACATGCTTAGAAGAAACCTAAATCCACACAAAAGACAGGATCAAGCCTTGAAAAGAATCTCTAAAACATTTGCTATCATATGGATTAGGAACTCTCATACTATCATGTATTCAGCATATGCTCCAAATGTCATAACAGCAGCTGGAGTCCCAACTTCTAAATTCTTAACAGATTCTCCCACCGCTGCAATTAGTCCAACTCCCTGACAAATTAAGTGAAACAACTTAAACAGTTTTGAACATGATCCACCAATAAAAGCCTGGAGAAGTTGAATTTAACAATATGTTTACCTCAAATCCAGCATCAAAAGGAAGCTTAGGCGAGCCACCGGTAAAGTAACGACCTGAGCTGAAGTTTACCTACTCATGGTTTACAACAAGGatccataatattttttagactGATATACTCTCATGCTATGTGTGTGATATGATAAGCATAGAGATCTTACATCACTTGCGTTAACACCAGCATAGATGATTTTTAAAAGAACTTGGTGTGGTCTAATGGGTAACTGTAGTGGTGTCCGAACTATGCGGGTAGCATTACGGAAATTATGAGACAAGGCGTGTACAATTCTGAAGGAGACAGAGAGTAAGACATCAATATGTAGATAGAATTACAACATACATCGGTCTATGGTCTGCATATTAACTTACATCTTCTCAAAGCTTTGAGGAAGTTCAATAGTTGAAGTTACTTTAAAGGAAGTTCTTTTGCGGGAACCTGAACCAACCAAGTACTTTGCCTGTTCCATTGGAGTCGGCCAATACTCCAAACCCCTGCGGTTGCTAATCCATAAACATGCACCGGCTTTACTCTCATCGGTTATAAGCTCAAAAGCACCtagagataaataaataaaagattaacAATCACTAAAATAGTATTCATGTGTTCCAATTCATTCTGTACCAATCAACCATATTCTAGTTTCTTCAGTATGAAAATATATAGAGAAAGTCTGAAATTTCCAACAGAGACACACGGATCCTTAGGTTATCTAAGTGTTAAGTATAATCAGATATGCGCACACACCTTTAATAAGCATATCCATGGGCATGTAACCGCCTATTGACTGAAGGAAGGAAGCACCAATAGCTTCAGCTAAGTCCGTCTGGATAAACTGCACAACAGAAGTGCAAGAACCAAAACTTCAGGCAACAGTCAGCTATTTTGTCAAATGAAAAATCTAAACCCATCTGGCCTACTCATGACACCCAACTTCCATGTAGCTGACCAAGCTTCTTTATCTTACATATTTAAACAGCTCAATAGAGCATAACAAAACATTTTGAGAGACGTTAGAGATATTATGCTTACTTCAGGGCAAAGCACATTGATTCGGATCCCTTGACGCTTCAAATGTGCTAATGATCTAGTAAATAATACAACACCGCCTGTAGAAATGGAATAGccagaaaaaataaatacaacgGTGAACATATGAGAAGAAATAATAAGCAGACAAGCAAACCTTTGGCAGCAGAGTAGATAGGATCAAAGGACATTGGATAAAGACCAGCAGCTGAGCCCATGTTAATGATAACTCCAGGCTTTTGTTTGCCTTTCATAGCTTTGATCTACACAAAATGTGATCAATCATAACAATCATAAGACAGAAAATGGTAAGAGAGTCTCCACAGAAAGAAAACACTTATGTGGGAGGTAAAAGAAGTGAAGACTTACTGCAAGTTGTGTGCATTCAACTACTGCAACAAGATCCACATTAATGGTGCGTCTCCATGATCTAGATCCATCACTGTCATATTTATCAAATCTTGCAGGATTGGAAATTCCAGCGTTGTTTATGCAGATGTCCAGTGTTCCAAATGTGGCTAAGTGCTTGTCAAAAGCAGCAATGAGATCTCCTGATCTCACATGTTGTAGAGTATTAAATACAATACTAACACAACAGTTTTTGTTACTCATTATCAGAGAGAGAGACTGACCTCTGTTAGTGACATCACATTTGACAAAGATAGCAGAAGGAGAGTTTAAACCGGGATGGAATGGAGCATTGGCCTTTTGAACAAGAGAAGCCGTCTCTGTCCCTTTCTCCTCGGAGAAATCAACAACGGTTACAAAAACACCTTTCTCTGCAAGAGCCAAGCAGAGAGCTCGACCTACACATATTTCAATCACCCAAAAAAGAACACAACACTtgtattatttactttttttttttgcatgcaACAGTTTCCCAACAGAACTAAACTAGTAGATATGCTCTGAAAACTTTCTTACATCATCATGGTAGAGTACGATGTATTCGTACAGCATAAAAGctaaaggcaaaaaaaaaaaaaaaaaaaaaagtacacaCACGTCACCAACAACGGATTCGTACGAATAAATTTAAGGATAACAATTTCATCGTAGAAAATCAAAACCATTTAATAAAGTTATTTTCCaaatagacaaaaaaatatacaggATATATCAAGAATCagaaaaaactaaagaaatcgGGAAATGAAATCTAACCGATGCCGGAGGCGCCGCCAGTGACGAGAGCGGATAAACCAGGCTTGATCTCCATTGATTTCGAGTGAGCTTCGATTTGGTTAAGGTATTAAAAGTCGTAGCAGAGCATAGgttgaagaaagaagatgatTGATGGAATGAAGATTGAACCTCGAAAGTCGACCAAGAGTGGGCCCACTTTTGTATCCCTATATATTAAAccgagaagcatttgaaaaattagaactttaattttgtattaattaaaaaaaattccaaatcctaggtggcattctaaatgccttctaaattctatttcaaagaattctagagcatctaatataaagtataatttcatctaatggtgtcacattattccataattatataacactagagaacattatattaacctaaaatatatgaagtgtgtattctttccttaaataaaggctacggaattacctaatatgatttacatatatacgggaattaatgattatgaataataaagatttgataacaatttttgcatccttcttcatttttgttaaatttatattattaaaaaaacttaaacaatcacattaacaatataataaaaaaattagattttttcttatatgttatattttgaattttttaaaatgactttaaattacaaaataaggaaacctttatatgttatatatattttttaaacgactttaaaatacaaaaatgaggacaccttatatgttatatttttcttatatgttagaattttcttatatgctatattttgaatttttttaaaacgactttaaattacaaaaatgtaagttttccttaagtatacgactaaaaacattaaaatgacatgtatcaatttgatggttgatttgaaagctttcaaaaccatatggaagataaaagtcaaaataattcaactgtgaaaacaatactgttcacttttttcaagaatgtgtttcgctggaaaaaataagatttttatgtcataatttatttaatgtccactagagaacatatattaacctaaaatataagaagtgcgtattctttccttaaataaaagctacaaaattacctaatatgatttgcatatatatgacaattaatgattatcaataataaagatttgataacattaactatataataaaaaattagattttttcttatatgttatattttgaattttttaaaatgactttaaattacaaaaatgaggaaaccttatatgttttttttttaaaacgactttaaaatacaaaaatgaggacaccttatatgttagattttttcttatatgttatattttgaattttttttaaacaactttaaattacaaaaatgtaagttttccttaagtatacgactaaaaacattaaaatgacatgtatcagtccgatagttgatttgaaagctttcaaaaccatatgtaagttaaaagtcaaaataattcaactgtgaaaacaatactattcactttttcaaaattgtgttcgaggaaaaaaataaggtttttatgtcataatttgtataatgtccactagagaacattatattaacctaaaatataagaagtgtgtattcgttccctaaataaaagctacgaaattacctaatatgattt
The window above is part of the Brassica napus cultivar Da-Ae chromosome C8, Da-Ae, whole genome shotgun sequence genome. Proteins encoded here:
- the LOC106418956 gene encoding prostaglandin reductase-3 isoform X1, whose translation is MEIKPGLSALVTGGASGIGRALCLALAEKGVFVTVVDFSEEKGTETASLVQKANAPFHPGLNSPSAIFVKCDVTNRGDLIAAFDKHLATFGTLDICINNAGISNPARFDKYDSDGSRSWRRTINVDLVAVVECTQLAIKAMKGKQKPGVIINMGSAAGLYPMSFDPIYSAAKGGVVLFTRSLAHLKRQGIRINVLCPEFIQTDLAEAIGASFLQSIGGYMPMDMLIKGAFELITDESKAGACLWISNRRGLEYWPTPMEQAKYLVGSGSRKRTSFKVTSTIELPQSFEKIIVHALSHNFRNATRIVRTPLQLPIRPHQVLLKIIYAGVNASDVNFSSGRYFTGGSPKLPFDAGFEGVGLIAAVGESVKNLEVGTPAAVMTFGAYAEYMIVSSKHVLPVPRPDPEVVAMLTSGLTALTALEKAGEMKSDETVLVTAAAGGTGQFAVQLAKLAGNKVIATCGGSEKAKLLKELGVDRVIDYKAEDIKTVLKKEFPKGVDIIYESVGGKMFDLCLNALAVYGRLIVIGMISQYQGEKGWQPSNYPGLCEKILAKSQTVAGFFLVQYSQLWKQNLDKLFNLYSLGKLKVGIDQKKFIGLNTVSDAVEYLHSGKSTGKVVVCIDPTFEQTTSRL
- the LOC106418956 gene encoding prostaglandin reductase-3 isoform X2, translating into MEIKPGLSALVTGGASGIGRALCLALAEKGVFVTVVDFSEEKGTETASLVQKANAPFHPGLNSPSAIFVKCDVTNRGDLIAAFDKHLATFGTLDICINNAGISNPARFDKYDSDGSRSWRRTINVDLVAVVECTQLAIKAMKGKQKPGVIINMGSAAGLYPMSFDPIYSAAKGGVVLFTRSLAHLKRQGIRINVLCPEFIQTDLAEAIGASFLQSIGGYMPMDMLIKGAFELITDESKAGACLWISNRRGLEYWPTPMEQAKYLVGSGSRKRTSFKVTSTIELPQSFEKIIVHALSHNFRNATRIVRTPLQLPIRPHQVLLKIIYAGVNASDVNFSSGRYFTGGSPKLPFDAGFEGVGLIAAVGESVKNLEVGTPAAVMTFGAYAEYMIVSSKHVLPVPRPDPEVVAMLTSGLTALTALEKAGEMKSDETVLVTAAAGGTGQFAVQLAKLAGNKVIATCGGSEKAKLLKELGVDRVIDYKAEDIKTVLKKEFPKGVDIIYESVGGKMFDLCLNALAVYGRLIVIGMISQYQGEKGWQPSNYPGLCEKILAKSQTVAGFFLVQYSQLWKQNLDKLFNLYSLGKLKVGIDQKKFIGLNTVSDAVEYLHSGKSTGKKS